One segment of Macaca fascicularis isolate 582-1 chromosome 2, T2T-MFA8v1.1 DNA contains the following:
- the ACTR8 gene encoding actin-related protein 8 isoform X1, protein MTQAEKGDAENGKEKGGEKEKEQRGVKRPIVPALVPESLQEQIQSNFIIVIHPGSTTLRIGRATDTLPASIPHVIARRHKQQGQPLYKDSWLLREGLNKPESNEQRQNGLKMVDQAIWSKKMSNGTRRIPVSPEQARSYNKQMRPAILDHCSGNKWTNTSHHPEYLVGEEALYVNPLDCYNIHWPIRRGQLNIHPGPGGSLTAVLADIEVIWSHAIQKYLEIPLKDLKYYRCILLIPDIYNKQHVKELVNMILMKMGFSGIVVHQESVCATYGSGLSSTCIVDVGDQKTSVCCVEDGVSHRNTRLCLAYGGSDVSRCFYWLMQRAGFPYRECQLTNKMDCLLLQHLKETFCHLDQDISGLQDHEFQIRHPDSPALLYQFRLGDEKLQAPMALFYPATFGIVGQKMTTLQHRSQGDPEDPHDEHYLLATQSKQEQSAKATADRKSASKPIGFEGDLRGQSSDLPERLHSQEVDLGSSQGDGLMAGNDSEEALTALMSRKTAISLFEGKALGLDKAILHSIDCCSSDDTKKKMYSSILVVGGGLMFHKAQEFLQHRILNKMPPSFRRIIENVDVITRPKDMDPRLIAWKGGAVLACLDTTQELWIYQREWQRFGVRMLRERAAFVW, encoded by the exons ATGACCCAGGCTGAGAAGGGTGACGCGGAGAACGGGAAGGAGAAGGgcggagagaaggagaaggagcagCGGGGCGTGAAGCGGCCCATCGTGCCCGCGCTGGTGCCGGAGTCGCTGCAGGAG CAAATCCAGAGCAACTTCATCATTGTCATACATCCAGGTTCAACAACTTTAAGGATTGGTCGAGCCACAGACACTCTTCCTGCCAGCATTCCTCATGTCATTGCGCGAAGACACAAACAACAAGGGCAACCCCTATACAAGGACAGTTGGCTTCTAAGGGAGGGACTAAAT aaACCAGAAAGTAATGAACAAAGACAAAATGGCCTTAAAATGGTGGATCAAGCAATATGGTCTAAAAAGATGTCCAATGGTACAAGACGCATTCCTGTGTCCCCTGAACAG GCACGCTCTTACAATAAGCAGATGCGACCTGCAATTTTAGATCACTGTTCGGGAAATAAGTGGACAAACACATCTCATCACCCTGAGTATTTAGTAGGAGAGGAG GCCTTGTATGTTAATCCACTGGACTGTTACAATATTCACTGGCCTATCAGAAGAGGTCAGTTAAATATTCATCCAGGCCCTGGGGGCTCTCTTACAGCTGTTCTGGCAGATATTGAAGTAATATGGTCTCATGCGATACAAAAATACTTGGAAATCCCACTGAAAGATTTAAAG tATTATAGATGTATCTTGTTAATTCCTGATATCTATAATAAACAGCATGTGAAGGAACTAGTGAATATGATACTAATGAAGATGGGCTTTTCAG ggATCGTGGTCCATCAGGAGTCTGTGTGTGCCACCTATGGCAGTGGCTTAAGCAGCACGTGTATTGTAGACGTTGGGGACCAGAAGACAAGCGTATGCTGTGTGGAGGATGGGGTGTCTCATCGGAATACTCG GCTTTGTCTGGCATATGGAGGATCTGATGTGTCAAGATGTTTTTACTGGCTAATGCAGCGAGCTGGGTTCCCTTACAGAGAATGCCAGTTAACAAATAAAATGGATTGTCTTCTTCTGCAACACCTTAAAGAAACTTTTTGTCATTTAGATCAG GACATCTCTGGGCTTCAGGACCATGAGTTTCAGATTCGACATCCTGATTCTCCTGCCCTGCTTTACCAGTTTCGATTAGGAGATGAAAAACTCCAG GCTCCAATGGCTTTATTCTACCCCGCAACTTTTGGAATTGTTGGACAGAAAATGACGACTTTGCAGCACAGATCTCAGGGCGATCCTGAGGATCCTCACGATGAACATTACCTGCTGGCCACACAGAGCAAACAAGAACAG tctgcAAAAGCTACTGCTGACCGAAAGTCTGCATCCAAACCTATTGGATTTGAAGGAGATCTTCGTGGCCAGTCCTCTGATCTTCCAGAAAGACTCCATTCCCAAGAAGTAGATTTGGGGTCCTCACAGGGAGATGGCCTGATGGCTGGCAACGATTCCGAGGAGGCCCTCACTGCACTGATGTCCAGGAAGACTGCCATCTCGCTGTTTGAAGGGAAAGCCCTGGGCCTGGATAAAGCCATCCTTCATAGCATAGACTGCTGTT CATCCGATGATACCAAAAAGAAGATGTACAGCTCCATCCTAGTGGTGGGAGGTGGTTTGATGTTTCATAAAGCTCAAGAATTTCTGCAGCACagaattctcaacaaaatgcCACCATCGTTCAGGCGAATTATTGAAAATGTGGATGTGATCACAAGGCCTAAG GACATGGACCCCCGACTGATTGCATGGAAAGGAGGGGCAGTGTTGGCTTGTTTGGATACAACACAGGAACTGTGGATTTATCAGCGAGAGTGGCAGCGCTTTGGTGTCCGCATGTTACGAGAGCGGGCTGCGTTTGTGTGGTGA
- the ACTR8 gene encoding actin-related protein 8 isoform X2 gives MTQAEKGDAENGKEKGGEKEKEQRGVKRPIVPALVPESLQEQIQSNFIIVIHPGSTTLRIGRATDTLPASIPHVIARRHKQQGQPLYKDSWLLREGLNKPESNEQRQNGLKMVDQAIWSKKMSNGTRRIPVSPEQARSYNKQMRPAILDHCSGNKWTNTSHHPEYLVGEEALYVNPLDCYNIHWPIRRGQLNIHPGPGGSLTAVLADIEVIWSHAIQKYLEIPLKDLKYYRCILLIPDIYNKQHVKELVNMILMKMGFSGIVVHQESVCATYGSGLSSTCIVDVGDQKTSVCCVEDGVSHRNTRIFSWNQDISGLQDHEFQIRHPDSPALLYQFRLGDEKLQAPMALFYPATFGIVGQKMTTLQHRSQGDPEDPHDEHYLLATQSKQEQSAKATADRKSASKPIGFEGDLRGQSSDLPERLHSQEVDLGSSQGDGLMAGNDSEEALTALMSRKTAISLFEGKALGLDKAILHSIDCCSSDDTKKKMYSSILVVGGGLMFHKAQEFLQHRILNKMPPSFRRIIENVDVITRPKDMDPRLIAWKGGAVLACLDTTQELWIYQREWQRFGVRMLRERAAFVW, from the exons ATGACCCAGGCTGAGAAGGGTGACGCGGAGAACGGGAAGGAGAAGGgcggagagaaggagaaggagcagCGGGGCGTGAAGCGGCCCATCGTGCCCGCGCTGGTGCCGGAGTCGCTGCAGGAG CAAATCCAGAGCAACTTCATCATTGTCATACATCCAGGTTCAACAACTTTAAGGATTGGTCGAGCCACAGACACTCTTCCTGCCAGCATTCCTCATGTCATTGCGCGAAGACACAAACAACAAGGGCAACCCCTATACAAGGACAGTTGGCTTCTAAGGGAGGGACTAAAT aaACCAGAAAGTAATGAACAAAGACAAAATGGCCTTAAAATGGTGGATCAAGCAATATGGTCTAAAAAGATGTCCAATGGTACAAGACGCATTCCTGTGTCCCCTGAACAG GCACGCTCTTACAATAAGCAGATGCGACCTGCAATTTTAGATCACTGTTCGGGAAATAAGTGGACAAACACATCTCATCACCCTGAGTATTTAGTAGGAGAGGAG GCCTTGTATGTTAATCCACTGGACTGTTACAATATTCACTGGCCTATCAGAAGAGGTCAGTTAAATATTCATCCAGGCCCTGGGGGCTCTCTTACAGCTGTTCTGGCAGATATTGAAGTAATATGGTCTCATGCGATACAAAAATACTTGGAAATCCCACTGAAAGATTTAAAG tATTATAGATGTATCTTGTTAATTCCTGATATCTATAATAAACAGCATGTGAAGGAACTAGTGAATATGATACTAATGAAGATGGGCTTTTCAG ggATCGTGGTCCATCAGGAGTCTGTGTGTGCCACCTATGGCAGTGGCTTAAGCAGCACGTGTATTGTAGACGTTGGGGACCAGAAGACAAGCGTATGCTGTGTGGAGGATGGGGTGTCTCATCGGAATACTCG CATCTTTTCCTGGAATCAGGACATCTCTGGGCTTCAGGACCATGAGTTTCAGATTCGACATCCTGATTCTCCTGCCCTGCTTTACCAGTTTCGATTAGGAGATGAAAAACTCCAG GCTCCAATGGCTTTATTCTACCCCGCAACTTTTGGAATTGTTGGACAGAAAATGACGACTTTGCAGCACAGATCTCAGGGCGATCCTGAGGATCCTCACGATGAACATTACCTGCTGGCCACACAGAGCAAACAAGAACAG tctgcAAAAGCTACTGCTGACCGAAAGTCTGCATCCAAACCTATTGGATTTGAAGGAGATCTTCGTGGCCAGTCCTCTGATCTTCCAGAAAGACTCCATTCCCAAGAAGTAGATTTGGGGTCCTCACAGGGAGATGGCCTGATGGCTGGCAACGATTCCGAGGAGGCCCTCACTGCACTGATGTCCAGGAAGACTGCCATCTCGCTGTTTGAAGGGAAAGCCCTGGGCCTGGATAAAGCCATCCTTCATAGCATAGACTGCTGTT CATCCGATGATACCAAAAAGAAGATGTACAGCTCCATCCTAGTGGTGGGAGGTGGTTTGATGTTTCATAAAGCTCAAGAATTTCTGCAGCACagaattctcaacaaaatgcCACCATCGTTCAGGCGAATTATTGAAAATGTGGATGTGATCACAAGGCCTAAG GACATGGACCCCCGACTGATTGCATGGAAAGGAGGGGCAGTGTTGGCTTGTTTGGATACAACACAGGAACTGTGGATTTATCAGCGAGAGTGGCAGCGCTTTGGTGTCCGCATGTTACGAGAGCGGGCTGCGTTTGTGTGGTGA
- the ACTR8 gene encoding actin-related protein 8 isoform X3: MVDQAIWSKKMSNGTRRIPVSPEQARSYNKQMRPAILDHCSGNKWTNTSHHPEYLVGEEALYVNPLDCYNIHWPIRRGQLNIHPGPGGSLTAVLADIEVIWSHAIQKYLEIPLKDLKYYRCILLIPDIYNKQHVKELVNMILMKMGFSGIVVHQESVCATYGSGLSSTCIVDVGDQKTSVCCVEDGVSHRNTRLCLAYGGSDVSRCFYWLMQRAGFPYRECQLTNKMDCLLLQHLKETFCHLDQDISGLQDHEFQIRHPDSPALLYQFRLGDEKLQAPMALFYPATFGIVGQKMTTLQHRSQGDPEDPHDEHYLLATQSKQEQSAKATADRKSASKPIGFEGDLRGQSSDLPERLHSQEVDLGSSQGDGLMAGNDSEEALTALMSRKTAISLFEGKALGLDKAILHSIDCCSSDDTKKKMYSSILVVGGGLMFHKAQEFLQHRILNKMPPSFRRIIENVDVITRPKDMDPRLIAWKGGAVLACLDTTQELWIYQREWQRFGVRMLRERAAFVW; the protein is encoded by the exons ATGGTGGATCAAGCAATATGGTCTAAAAAGATGTCCAATGGTACAAGACGCATTCCTGTGTCCCCTGAACAG GCACGCTCTTACAATAAGCAGATGCGACCTGCAATTTTAGATCACTGTTCGGGAAATAAGTGGACAAACACATCTCATCACCCTGAGTATTTAGTAGGAGAGGAG GCCTTGTATGTTAATCCACTGGACTGTTACAATATTCACTGGCCTATCAGAAGAGGTCAGTTAAATATTCATCCAGGCCCTGGGGGCTCTCTTACAGCTGTTCTGGCAGATATTGAAGTAATATGGTCTCATGCGATACAAAAATACTTGGAAATCCCACTGAAAGATTTAAAG tATTATAGATGTATCTTGTTAATTCCTGATATCTATAATAAACAGCATGTGAAGGAACTAGTGAATATGATACTAATGAAGATGGGCTTTTCAG ggATCGTGGTCCATCAGGAGTCTGTGTGTGCCACCTATGGCAGTGGCTTAAGCAGCACGTGTATTGTAGACGTTGGGGACCAGAAGACAAGCGTATGCTGTGTGGAGGATGGGGTGTCTCATCGGAATACTCG GCTTTGTCTGGCATATGGAGGATCTGATGTGTCAAGATGTTTTTACTGGCTAATGCAGCGAGCTGGGTTCCCTTACAGAGAATGCCAGTTAACAAATAAAATGGATTGTCTTCTTCTGCAACACCTTAAAGAAACTTTTTGTCATTTAGATCAG GACATCTCTGGGCTTCAGGACCATGAGTTTCAGATTCGACATCCTGATTCTCCTGCCCTGCTTTACCAGTTTCGATTAGGAGATGAAAAACTCCAG GCTCCAATGGCTTTATTCTACCCCGCAACTTTTGGAATTGTTGGACAGAAAATGACGACTTTGCAGCACAGATCTCAGGGCGATCCTGAGGATCCTCACGATGAACATTACCTGCTGGCCACACAGAGCAAACAAGAACAG tctgcAAAAGCTACTGCTGACCGAAAGTCTGCATCCAAACCTATTGGATTTGAAGGAGATCTTCGTGGCCAGTCCTCTGATCTTCCAGAAAGACTCCATTCCCAAGAAGTAGATTTGGGGTCCTCACAGGGAGATGGCCTGATGGCTGGCAACGATTCCGAGGAGGCCCTCACTGCACTGATGTCCAGGAAGACTGCCATCTCGCTGTTTGAAGGGAAAGCCCTGGGCCTGGATAAAGCCATCCTTCATAGCATAGACTGCTGTT CATCCGATGATACCAAAAAGAAGATGTACAGCTCCATCCTAGTGGTGGGAGGTGGTTTGATGTTTCATAAAGCTCAAGAATTTCTGCAGCACagaattctcaacaaaatgcCACCATCGTTCAGGCGAATTATTGAAAATGTGGATGTGATCACAAGGCCTAAG GACATGGACCCCCGACTGATTGCATGGAAAGGAGGGGCAGTGTTGGCTTGTTTGGATACAACACAGGAACTGTGGATTTATCAGCGAGAGTGGCAGCGCTTTGGTGTCCGCATGTTACGAGAGCGGGCTGCGTTTGTGTGGTGA